The Solanum pennellii chromosome 11, SPENNV200 genome contains a region encoding:
- the LOC107003982 gene encoding uncharacterized protein LOC107003982 gives MGSLAMLQVDERPLARDFQSLANSFVRLDISEPGKVLGYMEARSTLLEKIRAQQFDDGDLCKIRDKGLKGEAKAAILDNEGVLRIKGHSCVSRTGDMTRLIMEKQVKYEHQNPGGMTQKMPITEWKWERIAMDFVVGLPRTLCKFDAIWVIMGRLTKSAHFVQVQTTYNSEKLDKIYIQEIVRLHGVPISIISDCDTQFTSHFLQSMQKELRTRVDLSTAFHPQNDAEFGYNNSYYSSIDMAPFEALYGRRCRSQIGWFGAFVVRPWGTNFLRESLNKVKLIHNRLFMAQSRQKSYENRKIVERIGEVAYQLALPPGLSGIHHVFHIPMLKKYHQDGAHVIQWDSVLLDQNLTIEEEPVTILDRQIQKLRSKEIASVKVQWKHRPVERATWETESDMRNKYPQLFECSG, from the exons atgggtagtctagccATGTTACAGGTTGATGAGCGTCCTTTAGCTAGGGATTTTCAATCCTTGGCCAATAGCTTTGTGAGACTTGATATTTCAGAACCTGGTAAGGTGTTGGGTTATATGGAGGCTAGATCAACCTTGTTGGAGAAGATTCGGgctcaacaatttgatgatgGGGATTTATGTAAGATTAGAGACAAGGGGTTAAAAGGAGAAGCCAAGGCTGCAATTCTTGATAATGAGGGAGTTTTGAGGATTAAAGGTCATAGTTGTGTTTCTCGGACCGGTGATATGACTAGATTGATCATGGAGAAG caagtgaagtatgaacaccaaaaTCCTGGAGGTATGACTCAGAAGATGCCCATAACtgagtggaagtgggagcggattgctatggactttgtggtagggTTGCCACGTACCTTGTGTAAGTTTGATGCCATATGGGTCATCATGGGTCGACTgactaagtctgcacactttgtaCAAGTTCAAACTACCTATAATTCAGAGAAGTTGGACAAGATATATATTCAAGAGATAGTTcgtttgcatggggttcctataTCTATTATTTCAGATTGTGACACCCAATTTACATCTCATTTCTTGCAATCTATGCAGAAGGAGTTGCGCACTCGAGTGGATTTAAGTACAGCCTTTCACCCTCAGAATGATG CGGAATTTggttacaataatagttattattCGAGCATTgatatggcaccatttgaggctttgtatggtaggagatgtcgaTCTCAAATTGGTTGGTTTGGTGCATTTGTGGTTAGACCGTGGGGTACAAATTTTCTGAGGGAGTCGTTGAACAAGGTCAAATTGATCCACAATAGACTTTTCATGGCTCAGAGTaggcaaaagagttatgaaAATAGAAAG ATTGTGGAGCGTATTGGTGAGGTGGCGTATCAGTTGGCTTTGCCACCTGGTTTGTCAGGTATCCATCATGTATTTCATATTCCGATGCTAAAAAAGTATCATCAGGATGGTGCTCATGTGATTCAATGGGATTCAGTGTTACTTGATCAGAATTTGACTattgaggaggagccggttacCATTTTGGATAGGCAAATTCAAAAGTTGAGGTCAAAAGAGATTGCTTCAGTGAAGGTTCAATGGAAGCATCGTCCAGTTGAGAGGGCTACATGGGAGACCGAGTCAGATATGAGGAATAAATATCCTCAGCTTTTTGAGTGTTCAGGTTAG